A part of Bacteroidia bacterium genomic DNA contains:
- a CDS encoding DUF5706 domain-containing protein: MEATNTKLLAAAEAFSRDILTHQLHPDYDYHNLDHTAKVVESVEEIGRHSMFTPKEIETLKIAAWLHDLGYIKTYIGHEEYSIEIAREFLAGQKMKETRIERIVELIEATKLDFEPRNAMEGVIKDADLYNLAQEDAIPKSQGIRKEWKVFCNRDFTDAEWDKFNYDFFREHEYYSDFGKEFLAPKKKENIRKLKKALKNNLPQKEANEAEIAIQNYQLDKAQTKIDKLKRKIKKLDRQRPERGIETMFRTTYRTHISLSSIADNKANILLSINAIIISIIITKAIEPKLLNESKFLEFPLFSILVVCMSTIVFAILATRPKINSGIFSREDILDKKTNLLFFGNFHNMDLDDYQWGIDQMMDDAKYLYGSMAKDIYFLGRVLAKKFQLLRIAYNVFMYGMAASLLIFGICYWLGQEGIL, translated from the coding sequence ATGGAAGCCACCAACACAAAATTACTCGCAGCAGCGGAAGCCTTCTCCCGGGACATTCTGACCCATCAATTGCATCCGGATTATGATTATCACAATCTGGATCATACCGCTAAAGTGGTCGAATCGGTTGAGGAAATCGGCCGCCACAGCATGTTTACGCCAAAGGAAATTGAAACACTTAAAATTGCTGCGTGGCTGCACGACCTGGGGTATATCAAAACCTATATCGGACATGAAGAATACAGTATTGAGATTGCCAGGGAATTTCTTGCCGGTCAGAAAATGAAAGAAACCCGGATAGAAAGAATTGTAGAACTAATCGAAGCCACTAAACTGGATTTTGAGCCACGCAATGCCATGGAAGGCGTGATAAAAGATGCTGATCTTTATAATCTTGCACAGGAAGATGCAATACCTAAAAGCCAGGGAATACGAAAAGAATGGAAAGTTTTCTGCAACCGAGACTTTACCGACGCAGAATGGGACAAGTTTAATTATGACTTTTTCAGAGAACACGAATATTACTCAGACTTTGGAAAGGAGTTCCTGGCGCCTAAAAAGAAAGAAAATATCCGCAAACTGAAAAAAGCGCTAAAGAATAATCTGCCTCAAAAAGAGGCAAATGAAGCAGAAATCGCGATTCAAAATTATCAGCTCGATAAAGCACAGACCAAAATAGACAAGCTGAAAAGGAAGATAAAAAAACTGGATCGCCAGCGCCCCGAACGTGGAATAGAAACCATGTTTCGCACTACCTATAGAACTCATATCAGCCTTAGCTCGATTGCAGATAATAAAGCCAACATTCTCCTTTCCATTAATGCCATTATTATCTCCATCATTATTACCAAAGCCATTGAGCCGAAATTGCTAAATGAGTCAAAATTTCTGGAATTTCCACTGTTTTCGATTTTGGTAGTTTGTATGTCCACGATTGTATTTGCTATCCTCGCCACAAGGCCCAAAATCAACTCAGGTATATTTTCCAGAGAAGACATCCTTGACAAAAAAACCAATCTCCTTTTTTTCGGAAACTTCCACAATATGGATCTTGACGATTACCAGTGGGGAATCGATCAAATGATGGACGATGCCAAATACCTCTACGGAAGTATGGCCAAAGATATTTATTTCCTCGGGAGGGTATTAGCTAAGAAGTTCCAGCTTTTGCGAATTGCCTACAATGTCTTTATGTATGGAATGGCCGCCTCGCTCCTTATTTTTGGCATCTGCTATTGGTTAGGGCAGGAAGGAATCCTCTGA
- a CDS encoding 6-phosphofructokinase: protein MQNSIAILCAGGPAPGINTVISTIAKVFLKDGYRVIGIHDGYKNLFNGQAETINIDFSYADRIFPRGGSSLRMSRYKPKDHEFSSDFFVQNNVKLLVTIGGDDTASTANRLAKWLRTQNVAIQNIHVPKTIDNDLPLPGNTPTFGFNSAKDAGVEIGNIVYEDARTSGNWFVVSSMGRSAGHLAFEIGTSCHFPMIVIPEMFNKTEITFDKIVDLIISSMIKRTIDGVIYGVAIVSEGVFHFLSDDEIKNCGINFTYDEHGHPELGNVSKAHIFNILVQRKLKTLGIDIKSRPVEMGYELRCSRPVAYDLTLCTLLGMGVKKLFNDGVSGCIVSTSAKADVQPVFLADIEDESGKIPPRLVDIESELAKMVFADLHCLTPADYEKAKKIVPNPEAFDFYKILNWNYDPKVLRPSEA from the coding sequence ATGCAGAATTCAATTGCCATTTTATGCGCCGGAGGCCCTGCTCCCGGTATCAACACAGTAATCAGCACAATCGCAAAAGTTTTCCTGAAAGACGGCTACCGTGTTATCGGGATTCATGATGGATATAAAAACCTTTTCAACGGTCAGGCGGAAACGATTAATATCGATTTCAGCTATGCTGACAGGATTTTCCCACGAGGTGGCTCCTCGCTTCGTATGAGCCGGTATAAACCCAAAGACCACGAGTTTTCTTCTGATTTCTTTGTTCAGAATAATGTAAAGCTCCTCGTGACTATCGGTGGTGATGATACGGCTTCCACTGCCAACCGCCTCGCCAAGTGGCTGCGCACTCAGAATGTGGCTATCCAAAATATCCATGTACCCAAAACCATTGATAATGACCTGCCACTTCCCGGAAATACCCCAACATTTGGGTTTAACTCTGCGAAGGATGCCGGCGTTGAAATTGGAAATATCGTTTATGAGGACGCCCGTACCAGTGGCAACTGGTTCGTTGTCTCTTCAATGGGTCGCTCTGCCGGGCACCTCGCCTTTGAAATCGGCACCAGTTGCCATTTCCCGATGATTGTGATCCCGGAAATGTTTAACAAAACGGAAATCACATTTGATAAGATTGTGGACCTCATCATCTCATCTATGATCAAACGTACGATTGATGGCGTGATCTACGGCGTTGCGATCGTGAGTGAAGGTGTTTTTCACTTCTTGTCTGATGATGAAATCAAAAACTGTGGTATAAACTTTACCTATGACGAACATGGCCACCCCGAACTGGGCAACGTGAGCAAGGCGCATATTTTCAACATCCTTGTTCAGCGTAAACTCAAAACACTTGGCATCGACATCAAGAGCCGGCCTGTAGAAATGGGGTACGAGCTCCGCTGCAGCCGCCCGGTTGCCTATGACCTTACACTTTGTACCCTGCTCGGCATGGGCGTGAAAAAATTATTCAATGATGGTGTGAGTGGATGTATTGTTTCCACAAGCGCCAAAGCCGATGTTCAGCCAGTATTTTTGGCAGATATTGAAGATGAAAGCGGGAAAATTCCACCAAGACTTGTAGATATTGAGTCCGAATTGGCGAAAATGGTATTTGCCGACCTTCATTGTCTGACTCCTGCAGATTACGAAAAAGCGAAAAAAATCGTACCGAATCCTGAGGCTTTCGACTTCTACAAAATCCTCAACTGGAATTACGATCCGAAAGTATTG
- a CDS encoding FKBP-type peptidyl-prolyl cis-trans isomerase, protein MKVHKLQIWGCLLLPMVWYSCSQQKTGINNESLKPQSKLDSISYIVGNNLAYQSVGVDLNPAMISQGFHDASTKAELLISTEAANRLMIDFQRELSNQQAQKIQQEAATNEILGMKYLEENRTKPGFTELASGLQYKVLRSGKGESPDLNDIVKTRFTGKTIDGNIFDTTEKNGTSDPRSFEVSKVIPGWQEALLMMKPGDHWELVIPSELGYGRELRDPIPPNSVLIFDLELLEVIKK, encoded by the coding sequence ATGAAGGTACATAAATTGCAAATTTGGGGTTGCCTGTTACTCCCGATGGTCTGGTATTCCTGTTCACAGCAAAAAACAGGCATCAACAATGAAAGCCTGAAACCCCAAAGCAAGTTGGATAGCATTTCCTATATAGTCGGAAATAATCTTGCATACCAATCAGTAGGTGTTGACTTAAATCCCGCAATGATTTCTCAGGGATTTCATGATGCCAGTACTAAAGCCGAATTGTTGATATCTACTGAGGCGGCCAACCGTCTGATGATAGATTTTCAGCGGGAACTATCTAATCAGCAGGCACAAAAAATTCAGCAGGAAGCGGCAACCAATGAAATACTGGGTATGAAATACCTGGAAGAAAACCGTACAAAGCCTGGATTTACAGAGTTGGCCAGTGGCCTTCAGTATAAGGTTCTCCGGAGTGGCAAAGGTGAATCTCCTGACCTGAATGATATCGTGAAAACCCGTTTTACCGGTAAAACGATTGACGGCAATATTTTTGATACCACCGAAAAAAATGGTACCAGTGATCCCCGCTCCTTTGAAGTGAGTAAAGTCATCCCCGGCTGGCAGGAAGCTTTGCTTATGATGAAACCCGGCGATCATTGGGAACTAGTCATTCCTTCCGAATTGGGCTATGGAAGAGAACTCCGAGACCCAATTCCGCCCAACTCTGTCCTGATTTTTGATCTGGAATTGCTGGAGGTTATTAAAAAATAA
- a CDS encoding amidohydrolase: MKKYTLAFILFSFLYVTMSAQNDYMAYIEKDYPYLDNLYKHLHSHPELSFHEKETGARLAKEMRDIGFEVTENLGGYGVVAVLKNGKGPTILIRTDTDGLPVVEETGVDYASTVKVKDDAGNEVGAMHACGHDIHMTVWTGTARLLQSLKKQWKGTLVFIAQPAEERGGGAKAMLDDGLYEKFPKPDYALALHTKAELAAGTIGFRPGFALANVDMVDITVFGKGGHGAYPHTTIDPVVIAAKMILGFQTIVSREISPLEPAVITVGSIHGGTKGNIIGNEVKLELTLRSYSDDVRTHLIESIKRICKAEAMAAGLPESMYPSVYIRDEFTPATYNDPALTERLAKVWKNTLGNDDVVETTSVMGGEDFSRYGRTEDKVPICIFWLGVVEPEKVAAAERGELQLPSLHSSKYKPVPEPSIKTGVNAMTAAVLDLLGQK, encoded by the coding sequence ATGAAAAAATACACGCTCGCTTTTATTCTGTTTTCTTTTTTGTACGTCACAATGTCGGCGCAAAATGACTATATGGCGTACATCGAAAAAGATTATCCTTATCTGGATAACTTATACAAACACCTTCACAGCCATCCGGAGCTTTCTTTTCATGAAAAGGAGACCGGGGCACGTCTCGCTAAAGAGATGCGCGACATTGGATTTGAAGTGACGGAAAATCTGGGAGGATATGGGGTTGTTGCCGTGCTGAAAAACGGAAAAGGCCCTACAATACTTATTCGTACAGATACAGATGGTCTTCCGGTTGTCGAAGAAACCGGCGTTGATTATGCGAGTACAGTAAAAGTCAAAGATGATGCAGGCAATGAAGTAGGTGCCATGCACGCCTGTGGCCATGATATTCATATGACGGTGTGGACGGGAACTGCCCGATTGCTGCAAAGTCTGAAAAAGCAATGGAAAGGAACCCTGGTGTTTATTGCTCAACCAGCCGAAGAACGCGGAGGTGGCGCCAAAGCGATGCTTGACGATGGGCTGTATGAAAAATTTCCCAAACCTGATTATGCATTAGCTTTACATACCAAGGCCGAACTTGCAGCAGGTACAATTGGATTTCGGCCTGGTTTTGCACTGGCTAATGTGGACATGGTTGATATTACTGTCTTTGGAAAAGGAGGACACGGTGCATATCCGCATACAACCATAGACCCTGTAGTCATTGCGGCAAAGATGATTTTGGGATTTCAAACGATCGTGAGTCGTGAAATTTCTCCATTGGAACCTGCTGTTATTACGGTTGGTTCTATCCATGGTGGTACAAAAGGAAATATCATTGGGAATGAAGTAAAGCTGGAACTTACGCTCCGCTCCTATTCAGATGATGTCCGCACCCATTTGATCGAGAGTATCAAACGTATTTGCAAAGCAGAGGCAATGGCTGCCGGCCTACCAGAAAGTATGTACCCATCGGTCTATATCCGCGACGAGTTTACACCAGCTACCTATAACGATCCGGCTCTGACAGAACGGTTAGCGAAGGTGTGGAAAAATACGTTGGGCAACGATGATGTTGTAGAAACTACCTCTGTCATGGGAGGAGAAGATTTCAGCAGATATGGTCGCACAGAAGATAAAGTTCCGATTTGTATTTTCTGGTTGGGCGTAGTGGAGCCGGAAAAAGTAGCTGCAGCGGAGCGAGGTGAATTGCAGTTGCCTTCTTTGCATTCTTCCAAATACAAACCTGTGCCCGAACCGAGCATAAAAACCGGGGTAAATGCGATGACAGCAGCGGTTCTTGATCTGTTGGGGCAGAAGTAA